A region from the Sorex araneus isolate mSorAra2 chromosome 6, mSorAra2.pri, whole genome shotgun sequence genome encodes:
- the FBLN1 gene encoding fibulin-1 isoform X1 produces MERPASPLPLALPLALLLGGLALLARVGADVALEACCAEGHRMATQQQDCTKPPPEASRECRMVEEQCCQHQVEEQHCSSGISLAGQRDDCALEDADSGSLEAVVVKRCCHCCLLGRAAQAQGQSCEPSLMVGYQCGLVFRACCVKGQEASELTPGDVAELQERAKNPGTEEEAEDPYLNDRCRGGGPCRQQCRDTGTDVVCSCFVGYQLQADGVSCEDVNECITGSHTCRLGESCVNTVGSFRCQRDSSCGTGYELTEHNDCKDIDECETGIHNCLPDFICQNTPGSFRCRPKLQCKSGFIQDALGNCIDINECLSLSAPCPTGQTCINTEGSYTCRKNVPTCGRGYHLNEDGTRCVDVDECSLPSEPCGPGHLCTNTLGSFRCECQAGYYFDSVSKTCVDINECHRYPGRLCGHRCENTPGSYRCSCSTGFRLAADGRSCEDVNECSSSPCSQECANVYGSFHCYCRRGYQLSDVDGVTCEDIDECALPTGGHICSHRCINVPGSFQCSCPSSGYRLAPNGRNCQDVDECVTGVHNCSINETCFNIQGGFRCLSFQCPENYRRSADTPRQARTDAVRCIKSCRPHDVACMRDPVHTVSHTVVSLPTFREFTQPEEIVFLRTLTPPGPASQADIIFYITGGNPRETFDVIKRYEDGMTVGVVRQVRPIVGPFHTVLRLEMNYVLSGSMSQRNVINVHIFVSEYWF; encoded by the exons ATGGAGCGCCCCGCGTCCCCGCTGCCGCTGGCCCTGCCGCTGGCCCTGCTGCTCGGCGGCCTCGCGCTGCTGGCCCGAG TGGGTGCCGACGTCGCCCTGGAGGCCTGCTGCGCCGAGGGACACCGCATGGCCACGCAGCAGCAGGACTGCACGAAGCCCCCGCCCGAGGCGTCCAGGGAGTGCAG GATGGTGGAGGAGCAGTGCTGCCAGCACCAGGTGGAGGAGCAGCACTGCAGCAGCGGCATCAGCCTGGCCGGGCAGCGGGACGACTGCGCCCTGGAGGACGCGGACAGCGGCAGCCTGGAGGCCGTGGTGGTCAAG aGGTGCTGCCACTGCTGCCTGCTGGGGCGGGCcgcccaggcccagggccagagcTGCGAGCCCAGCCTCATGGTGGGCTACCAGTGCGGGCTGGTGTTCCGCGCCTGCTGCGTCAAGGGCCAGGAGGCCTCGGAGCTCACCCCTGGGGATGTCGCCGAACTCCAGGAGAGAG CTAAGAATCCTGGGACGGAGGAGGAAGCGGAGGACCCCTACCTGAATGACCGGTGCCGAG GTGGAGGGCCGTGCCGACAGCAGTGCCGGGACACGGGCACCGACGTCGTGTGCTCCTGCTTCGTGGGCTACCAGCTGCAGGCGGACGGCGTGTCCTGCGAGG ACGTCAATGAGTGCATCACGGGGAGCCACACGTGCCGGCTGGGGGAGTCGTGCGTCAACACGGTGGGCTCGTTCCGCTGCCAGCGCGACAGCAGCTGCGGCACGGGCTACGAGCTCACGGAGCACAACGACTGCAAAG ATATTGACGAGTGTGAGACTGGTATTCATAACTGCCTCCCCGATTTTATCTGTCAGAATACTCCGGGATCCTTCCGCTGCAGACCCAAGCTTCAGTGTAAAAGCGGCTTTATACAAGATGCTCTAGGGAACTGTATTG ACATCAACGAGTGCCTGAGCCTCAGCGCGCCGTGCCCCACGGGCCAGACCTGCATCAACACGGAGGGCTCCTACACCTGCCGGAAGAACGTGCCCACCTGTGGCCGAGGCTACCACCTCAACGAGGACGGCACACGCTGCGTGG ACGTGGACGAGTGCTCTCTGCCCTCGGAGCCCTGTGGGCCGGGCCACCTCTGCACCAACACCCTCGGGAGCTTCCGCTGCGAGTGCCAGGCTGGCTACTACTTCGACAGCGTCAGCAAGACCTGTGTGG ACATCAACGAGTGTCACCGCTATCCCGGGCGCCTGTGTGGCCACAGGTGCGAGAACACGCCGGGCTCCTACCGCTGCAGCTGCAGCACCGGCTTTCGCCTGGCCGCCGACGGCCGCTCGTGCGAAG ACGTGAATGAATGCAGCAGCAGCCCCTGCAGCCAGGAGTGCGCCAACGTCTACGGCTCCTTCCACTGCTACTGCCGGCGCGGCTACCAGCTCAGCGACGTGGATGGGGTCACCTGCGAGG ACATCGACGAGTGCGCGCTGCCCActgggggccacatctgctcCCACCGCTGCATCAACGTCCCCGGGAGCTTCCAGTGCAGCTGCCCCTCCTCGGGGTATAGGCTGGCCCCCAACGGCCGCAATTGCCAGG ACGTCGACGAGTGCGTCACGGGCGTCCACAACTGCTCCATCAATGAGACCTGCTTCAACATCCAGGGCGGCTTCCGCTGCCTGTCCTTCCAGTGCCCCGAGAACTACCGCCGCTCCGCAGACAC GCCGCGCCAGGCGAGGACGGACGCTGTCCGCTGCATCAAGTCGTGCCGCCCCCACGACGTGGCCTGCATGCGGGACCCCGTGCACACCGTCTCCCACACCGTGGTCTCCCTGCCCACCTTCCGCGAGTTCACCCAGCCCGAAG AGATCGTGTTCCTGCGGACGCTCACGCCGCCTGGCCCCGCCAGCCAGGCCGACATCATCTTCTACATCACGGGCGGGAACCCTCGGGAGACCTTCGACGTCATCAAGCGCTACGAGGACGGCATGACCGTGG
- the FBLN1 gene encoding fibulin-1 isoform X2 yields MERPASPLPLALPLALLLGGLALLARVGADVALEACCAEGHRMATQQQDCTKPPPEASRECRMVEEQCCQHQVEEQHCSSGISLAGQRDDCALEDADSGSLEAVVVKRCCHCCLLGRAAQAQGQSCEPSLMVGYQCGLVFRACCVKGQEASELTPGDVAELQERAKNPGTEEEAEDPYLNDRCRGGGPCRQQCRDTGTDVVCSCFVGYQLQADGVSCEDVNECITGSHTCRLGESCVNTVGSFRCQRDSSCGTGYELTEHNDCKDIDECETGIHNCLPDFICQNTPGSFRCRPKLQCKSGFIQDALGNCIDINECLSLSAPCPTGQTCINTEGSYTCRKNVPTCGRGYHLNEDGTRCVDVDECSLPSEPCGPGHLCTNTLGSFRCECQAGYYFDSVSKTCVDINECHRYPGRLCGHRCENTPGSYRCSCSTGFRLAADGRSCEDVNECSSSPCSQECANVYGSFHCYCRRGYQLSDVDGVTCEDIDECALPTGGHICSHRCINVPGSFQCSCPSSGYRLAPNGRNCQDVDECVTGVHNCSINETCFNIQGGFRCLSFQCPENYRRSADTRCERLPCHDNLECAQLPLRITSYHLAFPTSIQVPAVVFRMGPSSSVPGDSMQLAITGGNEDGFFTARKLGHSGVVALTKPVPEPRDLLLTVQMDLYRHGTVSSFVAKLYIFVSAEL; encoded by the exons ATGGAGCGCCCCGCGTCCCCGCTGCCGCTGGCCCTGCCGCTGGCCCTGCTGCTCGGCGGCCTCGCGCTGCTGGCCCGAG TGGGTGCCGACGTCGCCCTGGAGGCCTGCTGCGCCGAGGGACACCGCATGGCCACGCAGCAGCAGGACTGCACGAAGCCCCCGCCCGAGGCGTCCAGGGAGTGCAG GATGGTGGAGGAGCAGTGCTGCCAGCACCAGGTGGAGGAGCAGCACTGCAGCAGCGGCATCAGCCTGGCCGGGCAGCGGGACGACTGCGCCCTGGAGGACGCGGACAGCGGCAGCCTGGAGGCCGTGGTGGTCAAG aGGTGCTGCCACTGCTGCCTGCTGGGGCGGGCcgcccaggcccagggccagagcTGCGAGCCCAGCCTCATGGTGGGCTACCAGTGCGGGCTGGTGTTCCGCGCCTGCTGCGTCAAGGGCCAGGAGGCCTCGGAGCTCACCCCTGGGGATGTCGCCGAACTCCAGGAGAGAG CTAAGAATCCTGGGACGGAGGAGGAAGCGGAGGACCCCTACCTGAATGACCGGTGCCGAG GTGGAGGGCCGTGCCGACAGCAGTGCCGGGACACGGGCACCGACGTCGTGTGCTCCTGCTTCGTGGGCTACCAGCTGCAGGCGGACGGCGTGTCCTGCGAGG ACGTCAATGAGTGCATCACGGGGAGCCACACGTGCCGGCTGGGGGAGTCGTGCGTCAACACGGTGGGCTCGTTCCGCTGCCAGCGCGACAGCAGCTGCGGCACGGGCTACGAGCTCACGGAGCACAACGACTGCAAAG ATATTGACGAGTGTGAGACTGGTATTCATAACTGCCTCCCCGATTTTATCTGTCAGAATACTCCGGGATCCTTCCGCTGCAGACCCAAGCTTCAGTGTAAAAGCGGCTTTATACAAGATGCTCTAGGGAACTGTATTG ACATCAACGAGTGCCTGAGCCTCAGCGCGCCGTGCCCCACGGGCCAGACCTGCATCAACACGGAGGGCTCCTACACCTGCCGGAAGAACGTGCCCACCTGTGGCCGAGGCTACCACCTCAACGAGGACGGCACACGCTGCGTGG ACGTGGACGAGTGCTCTCTGCCCTCGGAGCCCTGTGGGCCGGGCCACCTCTGCACCAACACCCTCGGGAGCTTCCGCTGCGAGTGCCAGGCTGGCTACTACTTCGACAGCGTCAGCAAGACCTGTGTGG ACATCAACGAGTGTCACCGCTATCCCGGGCGCCTGTGTGGCCACAGGTGCGAGAACACGCCGGGCTCCTACCGCTGCAGCTGCAGCACCGGCTTTCGCCTGGCCGCCGACGGCCGCTCGTGCGAAG ACGTGAATGAATGCAGCAGCAGCCCCTGCAGCCAGGAGTGCGCCAACGTCTACGGCTCCTTCCACTGCTACTGCCGGCGCGGCTACCAGCTCAGCGACGTGGATGGGGTCACCTGCGAGG ACATCGACGAGTGCGCGCTGCCCActgggggccacatctgctcCCACCGCTGCATCAACGTCCCCGGGAGCTTCCAGTGCAGCTGCCCCTCCTCGGGGTATAGGCTGGCCCCCAACGGCCGCAATTGCCAGG ACGTCGACGAGTGCGTCACGGGCGTCCACAACTGCTCCATCAATGAGACCTGCTTCAACATCCAGGGCGGCTTCCGCTGCCTGTCCTTCCAGTGCCCCGAGAACTACCGCCGCTCCGCAGACAC CCGCTGTGAGCGCCTGCCGTGCCACGACAACCTGGAATGCGCCCAGCTGCCCCTGCGCATCACGTCCTACCACCTGGCCTTCCCCACCAGCATCCAGGTGCCCGCCGTGGTCTTCCGCATGGGCCCGTCCAGCTCCGTGCCCGGGGACAGCATGCAGCTGGCCATCACGGGCGGCAACGAGGACGGCTTCTTCACGGCGCGCAAGCTCGGCCACAGCGGCGTGGTGGCGCTCACCAAGCCCGTGCCGGAGCCCCGGGACCTGCTGCTGACCGTGCAGATGGACCTGTACCGCCACGGCACCGTCAGCTCCTTCGTGGCCAAGCTCTACATCTTCGTGTCGGCCGAGCTctga